A window of Solea solea chromosome 18, fSolSol10.1, whole genome shotgun sequence contains these coding sequences:
- the LOC131445337 gene encoding phospholipase B1, membrane-associated-like yields the protein MFVVSVLFAASVCVTHCHVSGQTLNAGQNSVQQDVYGAEFPYRHRLHPLFHCHDTSPSANVPTSVEFVKAADVKVIAALGDSLTTACGANGSTFVSIAYEYRHMSWSIGGHKDVITLANIFKLFNPKLLGLSPEMTFYGNPTSVSETGFNFAVTGHNTLNILNQIRNMIDTFKSHPGLNFQKDWKVVTLLIGMNDICDYCKNKKLFSPDSFAHHMTEALDLMMNEIPRTIVNLVQIPPMKPLRKIHKPILGCYLRKVFCSCLIKPEENSPELQELVEINYEFQRRLEKLLQSDRFIKKDFAVVLQPFMENTEPPRLPDGTVDFSFFTADCLHFSVKGHEELAKGLWNNMFQPDGGKDRIRTFLEPMKPICPPPEHPYIYTRPREASLTATLKRFAFTLMTLFSSLVPFHSP from the exons GATGTTTACGGAGCAGAGTTCCCTTATCGTCATCGTCTTCATCCTCTGTTTCACTGTCACGACACGAGTCCGTCTGCAAACGTCCCCACGTCAG TTGAATTTGTAAAAGCTGCAGACGTAAAAGTCATCGCTGCACTGGGAGACTCTTTAACT acaGCCTGTGGTGCTAACGGCTCCACATTTGTTTCCATAGCATATGAGTATCGTCATATGTCGTGGAG CATCGGAGGACACAAAGATGTCATTACACTGGCAA ACATTTTTAAACTCTTTAATCCCAAACTGCTGGGTCTGTCTCCGGAGATGACGTTTTACGGTAACCCCACAAGCGTCAGTGAGACCGGCTTTAACTTCGCTGTCACCGGCCACAACACGCT GAACATCTTAAAccagatcagaaacatgattgACACTTTCAAGTCTCATCCT ggTCTGAACTTCCAGAAGGACTGGAAGGTGGTGACGTTGCTGATCGGCATGAACGACATTTGCGATTATTGTAAAAACAAG AAGCTGTTTTCCCCCGACAGCTTCGCTCACCACATGACGGAGGCTCTGGACCTGATGATGAACGAG ATTCCCAGGACCATCGTGAACTTGGTGCAGATTCCGCCGATGAAACCTCTGAGGAAAATACACAAACCAATTCTGGGCTGTTACCTTCGGAA GGTTTTCTGCTCTTGCTTGATTAAACCTGAAGAGAACTCACCTGAACTGCAGGAGCTGGTTGAGATTAACTATGaatttcag AGACGTTTGGAGAAGCTGTTGCAGAGCGATCGGTTCATCAAGAAGGACTTTGCTGTTGTTCTGCAGCCCTTTATGGAGAACACAGAACCACCAAGACTTCCT GACGGGACGGTTGACTTCAGCTTCTTCACAGCAGACTGCTTACACTTCAGCGTGAAGGGACACGAGGAGCTCGCCAAAGGACTGTGGAACAACATG TTTCAGCCTGATGGAGGGAAAGACAGGATAAGGACATTTTTAGAGCCGATGAAACCCATCTGTCCACCACCG GAGCATCCTTACATCTACACCAGACCCAGAGAGGCGTCACTTACAGCCACGCTGAAACGCTTCGCCTTCACACTGATGACACTCTTTTCGTCGCTTGTCCCCTTTCACTCACCGTAG